The following coding sequences are from one Thamnophis elegans isolate rThaEle1 chromosome 5, rThaEle1.pri, whole genome shotgun sequence window:
- the FMOD gene encoding fibromodulin: MHWASVLILVGICGISLSQYDDQYEDIFWLQQYLRSRSSYSYSPYYEDESPPYSFYSSEPVGSYVGEPVPEPPVSRECPQECECPPHFSSALYCDTHNLKYLPFVPSRMKYAYFQNNQIVAIQEGAFDNATNLEWLALHGNQITSEKLGKRVFAKLKNLERLYLDHNNLTKMPHPLPQSLRELHLAYNQISKIPSNALEGLDNLTALYLSHNHIQEMGSNLKWLNSLILADLSYNQLIKVPGGLPSTLEQLYLEHNHINAVPDDYFKVSPKLLYVRMSHNILTNEGLSPNAFNTSSILELDLSYNQLQKIPRVSTSLENLYLQGNKINEFTIKSFCSFVDIMNFSKLQVLRLDGNEIRRNHMPSDAPLCLRWANVIDI, encoded by the exons ATGCATTGGGCTTCTGTTTTGATCCTAGTTGGCATCTGTGGAATATCCTTGAGCCAATATGATGATCAGTACGAGGACATATTCTGGTTACAGCAATATTTACGCAGCCGATCTTCCTACAGCTACTCACCATATTATGAAGATGAGAGTCCCCcatattctttttattcttctgaGCCAGTTGGATCCTATGTCGGAGAGCCTGTGCCTGAACCACCTGTTTCTAGGGAGTGCCCCCAAGAATGTGAATGCCCCCCTCATTTCTCTTCTGCCTTGTATTGTGATACTCACAATCTTAAGTATCTTCCATTTGTGCCTTCTCGGATGAAATATGCCTACTTCCAGAATAACCAAATTGTGGCAATCCAAGAGGGAGCTTTTGACAATGCAACCAACCTCGAGTGGTTAGCACTGCATGGCAATCAAATAACCAGTGAGAAATTAGGCAAGAGGGTCTTTGCCAAGCTCAAGAATCTAGAAAGGCTGTACCTTGACCATAACAACCTGACCAAAATGCCTCACCCCTTGCCGCAATCACTGAGAGAACTTCACCTGGCTTATAATCagatctccaagatcccatccAATGCCCTAGAAGGCTTAGACAACCTCACTGCCTTGTATCTCAGCCACAACCATATCCAAGAAATGGGATCAAATCTCAAGTGGTTAAACTCTCTGATCCTTGCAGATTTGAGCTACAACCAGCTCATAAAAGTCCCTGGTGGGCTTCCAAGCACCTTAGAACAACTCTATTTGGAGCACAATCACATAAATGCAGTCCCTGATGATTACTTCAAGGTCTCCCCTAAATTGCTATATGTACGAATGTCTCACAACATCCTGACAAATGAAGGTCTCTCCCCAAATGCTTTCAATACAAGCAGCATTCTGGAACTTGACCTCTCTTATAACCAGCTTCAGAAGATCCCGCGAGTCAGTACAAGCCTTGAAAATCTTTATCTTCAAGGGAACAAAATAAATG AATTCACCATCAAGAGTTTTTGCAGCTTTGTAGACATCATGAATTTTTCAAAGCTACAAGTCTTGAGACTGGATGGGAATGAGATCCGTCGCAATCATATGCCCTCAGATGCCCCACTATGCCTGCGGTGGGCCAATGTCATAGACATTTAG